A single window of Paenibacillus sp. FSL H8-0537 DNA harbors:
- the sigE gene encoding RNA polymerase sporulation sigma factor SigE, protein MLVKWKLVLQLYYYRTLFLFGLKSEEIYYIGGSEALPPPLTREEEEYLLGKLPSGDTAIRAMLIERNLRLVVYIARKFENTGIHIEDLVSIGAIGLIKAVNTFDPEKKIKLATYASRCIENEILMYLRRNNKTRTEVSFDEPLNIDWDGNELLLSDVLGTENDTIYRNIEEQVDRKLLHKALDKLTERERIIMELRFGLADGEEKTQKDVADLLGISQSYISRLEKRIIKRLRKEFNKMV, encoded by the coding sequence ATGCTCGTCAAGTGGAAATTGGTTCTGCAGTTATATTATTATCGGACTTTATTTTTATTCGGACTAAAAAGCGAAGAGATTTATTATATTGGTGGAAGCGAAGCGCTGCCGCCTCCCTTGACTCGGGAAGAAGAAGAATATTTGCTGGGCAAGCTGCCTTCTGGGGATACGGCTATCCGGGCGATGCTCATTGAGCGCAACCTGAGGCTTGTCGTATACATTGCCCGCAAATTCGAAAATACAGGCATTCACATTGAGGATTTGGTGTCCATCGGCGCCATTGGCTTAATTAAAGCGGTCAACACCTTTGATCCTGAGAAAAAAATCAAGCTGGCCACCTATGCGTCGCGGTGTATCGAAAATGAAATTCTCATGTATTTGCGCCGCAATAATAAAACGCGTACCGAGGTCTCTTTTGACGAGCCGCTGAATATTGATTGGGATGGCAATGAGCTGCTGCTGTCGGATGTGCTCGGAACGGAAAATGATACGATTTACCGCAATATTGAGGAGCAGGTCGATCGCAAGCTGCTGCATAAGGCGCTCGACAAGCTGACGGAGCGTGAACGCATCATTATGGAGCTGCGCTTCGGGCTTGCGGATGGGGAAGAGAAGACACAGAAGGACGTTGCCGATCTGCTCGGTATCTCTCAATCTTATATTTCGCGTTTGGAAAAACGCATTATTAAGCGGCTGCGCAAGGAGTTCAACAAAATGGTATAA
- the sigG gene encoding RNA polymerase sporulation sigma factor SigG — protein MARNKVEICGVDTAKLPVLTNVEMRELFTALQTRNEWAAREKLVNGNLRLVLSVIQRFNNRGEFVDDLFQVGCIGLMKAIDNFDLGQNVKFSTYAVPMIIGEIRRYLRDNNPIRVSRSLRDIAYKALQARDSLTNQNSREPTIFEISEMLNVPKEDVVFALDAIQDPVSLFEPIYHDGGDPIYVMDQISDDKNKDVSWIEEIALREAMHKLNNREKMILSMRFFEGKTQMEVADEIGISQAQVSRLEKSAIQQMQKHVKT, from the coding sequence TTGGCACGAAATAAAGTCGAGATCTGTGGAGTGGATACCGCGAAACTGCCTGTCCTGACAAATGTTGAAATGCGGGAGCTGTTCACCGCTTTGCAAACCCGCAATGAGTGGGCAGCCAGAGAGAAATTGGTTAATGGCAACCTGAGGCTTGTGCTCAGTGTCATTCAACGGTTTAACAATAGGGGAGAGTTTGTAGACGACTTGTTCCAGGTCGGCTGCATTGGACTTATGAAGGCGATAGATAATTTTGATCTTGGCCAGAACGTCAAATTTTCCACCTATGCCGTCCCGATGATTATCGGGGAAATCCGCCGTTATTTGCGCGACAATAACCCGATTCGCGTATCGCGAAGCCTGCGGGATATCGCTTATAAAGCGCTGCAAGCCAGAGACAGCCTGACGAATCAAAATTCGCGCGAGCCGACGATTTTTGAAATTTCCGAAATGCTGAATGTTCCAAAGGAAGATGTCGTGTTCGCGCTTGATGCGATCCAGGACCCGGTATCGTTGTTTGAGCCGATTTACCATGACGGCGGCGATCCGATTTATGTGATGGATCAAATTAGTGACGACAAAAACAAAGACGTGTCATGGATCGAGGAAATCGCGCTCCGCGAAGCGATGCATAAGCTGAACAATCGGGAAAAAATGATTTTGTCGATGCGCTTTTTCGAAGGCAAGACGCAAATGGAGGTCGCCGATGAAATCGGCATCTCGCAGGCTCAGGTATCACGCCTAGAAAAGTCGGCAATCCAGCAAATGCAGAAGCATGTTAAGACATAA
- a CDS encoding YlmC/YmxH family sporulation protein, which yields MKISDFQTKDVINIVDGKKLGHITDLELDLRQGRIDSIVIPQYSRFMGLFGGPGGEVVIPWRNIVKIGADVVLVRMDETKQRLEEEDLHARG from the coding sequence ATGAAAATATCTGATTTTCAGACGAAGGATGTCATTAATATTGTGGACGGCAAGAAGCTTGGACATATTACCGATTTGGAGCTGGATTTGCGGCAGGGACGTATCGATTCGATCGTCATTCCGCAGTATAGCCGCTTTATGGGGCTGTTTGGCGGGCCTGGCGGCGAGGTCGTCATTCCTTGGCGCAACATTGTGAAAATCGGGGCAGATGTTGTGCTCGTTCGCATGGATGAAACGAAGCAGCGCCTGGAGGAAGAGGATTTGCACGCCAGAGGATAA
- the pgeF gene encoding peptidoglycan editing factor PgeF, producing MEAFKWNHSAKNPSLFLLSNWMDENKQLTAGFTGRDGGVSAAPWATLNMGLHVGDVDPDVVLNRQRVAAAAGFPFEAWTCAEQVHGADVYKVTEQDAGRGRDSRSDAIADTDALMTDVPGILLASFYADCVPLYFYDPEHQAVALAHAGWKGTAANIAKVTLEAMAAQYGTRAEHVRAAIGPSIGGCCYEVDQTVTSKVQPMLDTFALQGEEARNKLMKLLPNGKAMVDLKEINRQIMMKAGIMPIHIELTLWCTGCRQDLFFSHRMEGGKTGRMASWIGIAKR from the coding sequence ATGGAAGCTTTTAAGTGGAATCATTCAGCGAAGAATCCTTCGCTTTTTTTGTTGTCTAATTGGATGGATGAAAATAAACAGCTGACTGCCGGTTTTACCGGCCGCGATGGCGGTGTAAGCGCCGCTCCTTGGGCGACGCTGAATATGGGGCTCCATGTCGGCGATGTCGACCCAGACGTCGTTCTTAACCGCCAGCGGGTTGCTGCTGCGGCCGGCTTTCCCTTCGAGGCGTGGACCTGCGCGGAGCAGGTGCATGGCGCTGATGTATATAAAGTAACCGAGCAGGACGCTGGGCGGGGCAGGGATTCCCGCAGCGATGCGATTGCGGATACCGATGCCCTGATGACAGATGTGCCGGGCATTTTGCTCGCCTCCTTTTATGCCGATTGCGTACCGCTTTATTTTTATGATCCGGAGCATCAGGCGGTAGCGCTTGCCCATGCAGGCTGGAAAGGAACTGCTGCGAACATTGCCAAAGTGACGCTTGAGGCGATGGCCGCGCAATATGGCACAAGAGCAGAGCATGTGCGCGCAGCCATCGGCCCATCGATTGGCGGCTGCTGTTATGAGGTGGATCAAACGGTCACGAGCAAGGTGCAGCCTATGCTGGATACATTCGCTTTGCAGGGCGAAGAAGCGCGTAATAAGTTGATGAAGCTGCTGCCAAATGGCAAGGCGATGGTCGACTTGAAAGAAATTAACCGTCAGATTATGATGAAAGCAGGAATTATGCCGATCCATATCGAATTAACACTGTGGTGTACTGGCTGTCGTCAAGATCTGTTTTTCTCCCATCGGATGGAGGGCGGCAAAACAGGACGAATGGCCAGCTGGATTGGGATTGCAAAGAGGTGA